A stretch of Metabacillus sp. FJAT-52054 DNA encodes these proteins:
- a CDS encoding NAD(P)-dependent oxidoreductase: MTETVAFIGTGVMGKNMAGHLMDKGYKLTVYTRTKEKAEELLNEGAIWAETIEEAVRDADFVITMVGYPHDVENIYLGENGIVQSAKKGAHLIDMTTSKPSLAKTIAAAAYEKGLYAMDAPVSGGDVGAKEARLAIMAGGDKQAFEKCLPLFEAMGNNIVYQGDAGSGQHTKMSNQIAIAAGMIAVCEAVSYAEKSGLDPENVLKSISTGAAGSWSLTNLAPRMLHGNFEPGFYVKHFIKDMRIAKEESELFGMKSPGLDLALSLYEKLEALGEENSGTHALYKLWKQEHLT; the protein is encoded by the coding sequence ATGACTGAAACGGTTGCATTTATTGGTACAGGTGTAATGGGGAAAAATATGGCGGGTCATTTAATGGATAAAGGCTATAAGCTGACCGTTTATACAAGAACAAAAGAGAAGGCGGAAGAGCTTCTTAATGAAGGGGCAATTTGGGCAGAGACAATAGAAGAGGCCGTGAGAGATGCTGATTTTGTTATAACGATGGTTGGCTACCCACATGATGTGGAGAATATCTACCTTGGGGAAAACGGAATTGTTCAATCAGCCAAAAAAGGAGCGCATCTGATTGATATGACCACTTCCAAGCCTTCTTTAGCAAAAACAATTGCTGCTGCAGCCTACGAAAAAGGGCTGTATGCTATGGATGCCCCCGTATCCGGAGGAGATGTGGGAGCGAAAGAAGCAAGACTTGCGATTATGGCTGGCGGAGATAAACAAGCTTTTGAAAAATGTCTGCCTCTTTTTGAAGCAATGGGGAACAATATTGTGTATCAGGGGGATGCAGGATCAGGGCAGCATACAAAGATGAGCAACCAGATTGCGATTGCTGCCGGAATGATTGCGGTTTGCGAAGCTGTTTCATATGCGGAAAAATCAGGACTTGATCCCGAGAATGTATTGAAAAGCATTTCTACAGGGGCAGCTGGAAGCTGGTCTCTCACCAATTTGGCTCCTCGCATGCTTCATGGCAATTTTGAACCTGGATTTTACGTTAAGCATTTTATAAAGGATATGAGAATCGCCAAAGAAGAATCCGAGCTATTTGGAATGAAGTCACCAGGACTTGATCTGGCTCTTTCTCTATATGAGAAGCTTGAAGCACTGGGAGAAGAAAATAGCGGGACACATGCCCTTTATAAGCTTTGGAAACAGGAACATTTAACATAA
- a CDS encoding CAP domain-containing protein gives MKNTTKKSFIISVAAAAGFATFAGGNPASAQELSQQNVQAKVTQLSEKFNISPEQVQQAAEGNGSQKQIQEQVQQLLGKQAQAAQGQQAQQGQGQEQAQNSQGQPCPAGQQPEQKQAPEQAQPKQEAAPVQGEQAQPKQEAQAPAQGQQQAPAKEQASEQPKQETAKSGALSEFEQQVVELTNKEREKQGLKPLAVDENLSKVAKEKSADMQKNNYFDHNSPTYGSPFDMMKKFGVEYQTAGENIAMGQKSPEEVVQAWMDSEGHRKNIMNPEFTHIGVGHVEEGNYWTQQFIGK, from the coding sequence ATGAAAAACACTACTAAGAAATCTTTCATTATATCAGTCGCAGCAGCGGCAGGATTTGCAACTTTCGCTGGAGGTAACCCAGCAAGCGCACAGGAGCTTTCTCAACAGAACGTACAGGCAAAAGTGACGCAGCTAAGCGAGAAATTCAATATCAGCCCAGAGCAAGTTCAGCAAGCAGCTGAAGGCAACGGCAGCCAAAAACAAATTCAAGAACAAGTTCAGCAGCTTCTTGGAAAACAAGCGCAAGCAGCTCAAGGACAGCAAGCTCAGCAAGGCCAAGGACAAGAGCAAGCACAGAACAGCCAAGGTCAGCCATGCCCTGCTGGACAGCAGCCTGAACAGAAGCAAGCACCTGAGCAAGCTCAGCCGAAACAAGAAGCAGCACCAGTTCAAGGTGAGCAAGCTCAGCCTAAGCAAGAAGCCCAGGCTCCGGCTCAAGGACAGCAGCAAGCACCTGCAAAAGAACAAGCTTCTGAGCAGCCTAAGCAAGAAACAGCTAAATCCGGCGCCCTAAGCGAATTCGAACAGCAAGTTGTTGAACTAACGAACAAAGAGCGTGAAAAGCAAGGTCTTAAACCGCTTGCAGTTGATGAAAACTTAAGCAAAGTAGCAAAAGAAAAATCTGCAGATATGCAAAAGAACAACTATTTTGATCACAACAGCCCAACTTACGGATCTCCGTTTGATATGATGAAAAAATTCGGCGTTGAGTACCAAACTGCTGGTGAAAACATCGCTATGGGCCAAAAATCTCCAGAAGAAGTTGTACAAGCTTGGATGGACAGTGAAGGACACCGCAAAAACATCATGAATCCTGAATTCACTCACATTGGTGTCGGACATGTTGAAGAAGGCAACTACTGGACTCAGCAGTTCATCGGTAAATAA